In one window of Lacticaseibacillus casei DSM 20011 = JCM 1134 = ATCC 393 DNA:
- a CDS encoding DUF969 domain-containing protein — protein MEYLKLLGIVIIVVGFALKWDTTAVVVLAAIVTAVFSGMSIPDLLTTLGQSFVDNRMVSLFFLTLPMIGLVESHGLKEVAVTGIQKLKKLTPSRILNLYLVIRELGGVFGISLSGQVQFVRPLITPMVTAAAESKRKLTDKEIDLIKARSAATDNFGNFFAQNLFVATAGVLLIASTMKGLKHPVEPMQVVLASIPVAIITLVVVAIYNRWFDRQFETDPRTDKGGKR, from the coding sequence TTGGAATATTTGAAATTACTCGGCATTGTTATCATCGTTGTCGGCTTTGCTTTGAAGTGGGATACGACAGCGGTTGTGGTGCTGGCGGCCATTGTCACGGCTGTCTTCTCTGGCATGAGTATCCCGGACTTATTGACGACATTGGGTCAGAGTTTCGTTGATAATCGCATGGTGTCGCTTTTCTTCTTGACGCTGCCGATGATCGGCCTGGTTGAAAGCCATGGCTTAAAAGAGGTAGCGGTGACTGGCATTCAGAAACTAAAGAAGCTCACGCCCAGTCGCATTTTGAATCTTTACTTAGTGATCCGTGAATTAGGCGGTGTTTTTGGGATTTCATTGTCTGGCCAGGTGCAGTTTGTTCGGCCATTGATTACGCCAATGGTCACCGCGGCGGCTGAATCCAAACGCAAATTGACGGATAAGGAAATTGATCTCATCAAAGCGCGGTCGGCCGCGACAGATAATTTCGGTAACTTTTTTGCCCAAAATCTGTTTGTGGCAACAGCCGGGGTTTTATTGATCGCCAGTACGATGAAGGGCCTCAAGCATCCGGTTGAGCCGATGCAGGTCGTGTTGGCATCCATTCCGGTTGCGATCATCACATTAGTCGTTGTGGCTATTTATAATCGCTGGTTTGATCGGCAGTTTGAGACTGACCCACGGACCGATAAAGGAGGCAAACGCTGA
- a CDS encoding DUF979 domain-containing protein: MVNTLLLVLYALIGVVMALAGIESFRAKDNPARIGTGLFWLILAVIFAFGTLLPAMVVGILVVVIGVLALFKQIQIGKIKPVDGAHAAQAAKRLGGWVFVPSVVLAVVSIAVAQFTKLGGQVGIGIGAAASLVVAIIMTRASGKMVYNDTQRMVRSVGAAGILPQLLATLGAVFTAAGVGSLTAKLIAGLFPAGSHLGGVILYCVAMALFTIIMGNAFAAFAVITAAIGIPFVIAQGANPAIVAAIGMTSGYCGTLLTPMAANFNSLPVALLEMDDPLGVIKQQAPIAVLLLVIQIGLMYFLAF, translated from the coding sequence ATGGTGAACACGTTGCTTCTAGTGCTTTATGCCTTGATTGGCGTCGTGATGGCACTAGCCGGAATTGAATCTTTTCGTGCAAAAGATAATCCGGCCCGTATCGGTACCGGCCTGTTTTGGCTCATTCTGGCGGTTATTTTCGCCTTTGGCACGTTATTGCCGGCGATGGTTGTGGGTATTTTGGTTGTGGTGATCGGCGTACTTGCGCTGTTCAAGCAGATTCAAATCGGAAAAATCAAACCGGTTGACGGTGCACATGCAGCCCAGGCAGCTAAGCGGCTCGGCGGTTGGGTCTTTGTCCCGAGCGTCGTGCTGGCAGTTGTTTCGATCGCGGTTGCCCAGTTCACGAAGCTCGGCGGTCAGGTCGGCATCGGGATTGGCGCAGCAGCTTCCCTAGTGGTTGCTATCATCATGACCAGAGCTTCCGGAAAAATGGTTTATAATGATACGCAGCGGATGGTTCGCTCAGTTGGTGCCGCCGGTATTTTACCGCAATTGTTGGCCACTTTAGGCGCAGTCTTCACCGCGGCCGGGGTCGGCTCGCTGACGGCTAAGTTGATTGCCGGCCTGTTTCCGGCTGGCAGTCATCTGGGTGGCGTCATTTTATACTGTGTGGCGATGGCGCTGTTCACGATTATTATGGGTAACGCGTTTGCGGCCTTTGCGGTGATTACCGCCGCGATCGGAATTCCGTTTGTCATTGCCCAAGGTGCCAACCCGGCGATTGTTGCGGCGATTGGCATGACGTCGGGGTATTGCGGAACCTTGCTGACGCCGATGGCAGCCAACTTTAACAGTCTGCCGGTTGCGTTGCTGGAAATGGACGATCCATTGGGCGTCATCAAGCAACAGGCACCGATTGCCGTGTTGTTGCTGGTGATTCAAATCGGTTTGATGTACTTCTTGGCATTTTAG
- the pcp gene encoding pyroglutamyl-peptidase I, giving the protein MKILVTGFDPFGDDKINPAIEAVKRLPDEISGATIVKLEIPTKFNVSADVVHDAIVKEKPDYVLSIGQAGGRFELTPERVAINLDDGRIKDNAGYQPLNHTIHEDGQTAYFTQLPIKAMAKAIREAGVPASVSNTAGTYVCNHIFYQVQYMRDKEFPTIKAGFMHIPFLPEQVVARPETPALSLDDDVKGITAAIQAIVERDGKGDLETVEGKTH; this is encoded by the coding sequence ATGAAGATTCTTGTAACGGGTTTTGACCCTTTTGGCGATGATAAAATTAATCCGGCGATAGAGGCGGTTAAACGCTTGCCGGACGAAATCAGCGGCGCAACGATTGTGAAGCTGGAAATTCCGACTAAGTTTAACGTGTCTGCGGATGTGGTGCATGATGCGATTGTTAAAGAAAAGCCGGATTATGTGCTCAGTATTGGCCAGGCTGGCGGCCGTTTTGAATTGACGCCGGAGCGGGTGGCCATTAACTTGGACGACGGCCGGATTAAAGACAACGCTGGATATCAGCCGTTGAACCATACGATTCACGAAGATGGGCAAACCGCTTATTTCACCCAATTACCGATTAAAGCGATGGCAAAGGCCATTCGTGAAGCCGGCGTTCCTGCTTCAGTGTCTAACACTGCGGGCACTTATGTTTGCAACCACATTTTTTATCAGGTTCAATACATGCGCGATAAAGAGTTCCCGACCATCAAAGCCGGCTTCATGCACATTCCGTTTTTACCAGAGCAAGTCGTTGCCCGGCCAGAAACGCCGGCGTTGTCGCTTGATGACGATGTGAAAGGCATTACGGCCGCGATCCAAGCCATTGTTGAACGCGATGGTAAGGGTGATTTGGAAACGGTTGAGGGTAAGACTCACTGA
- a CDS encoding NADPH-dependent F420 reductase: MSIGIIGSGNVGRALGQLFSHVGEKVILSHRHGVASLAPAIAEMRSTVEAGTVAEAADQDIVVLAVPFNALDELPTKVKADAVVIDATNYFPSRDGERPALTKHHTTSSELVAQHFGTKKVVKAFNTIAMTKIRSLAKPNQSSDRIAIPIAGDDAAAKQTVTNLIKKIGFDVVDLGDLADSYPAQADGPLFLFTGDADQVRAQANK, from the coding sequence GTGAGTATCGGGATTATTGGATCAGGTAATGTGGGCCGCGCGCTTGGCCAGCTTTTCAGTCATGTTGGTGAAAAAGTGATTTTGTCCCATCGCCATGGCGTGGCTTCGTTGGCGCCGGCTATTGCCGAGATGCGATCGACGGTCGAGGCAGGCACGGTCGCTGAGGCGGCTGATCAAGATATTGTCGTGTTGGCAGTGCCGTTTAACGCCTTAGACGAGTTGCCGACAAAGGTAAAAGCAGATGCGGTCGTGATTGATGCGACTAACTATTTTCCCAGCCGTGATGGCGAGCGCCCGGCATTGACCAAGCATCATACCACTTCGTCGGAGCTGGTGGCGCAGCACTTCGGTACCAAGAAAGTGGTGAAGGCATTCAATACCATTGCCATGACGAAGATCCGCAGTCTGGCTAAGCCGAATCAGTCAAGCGATCGGATTGCAATTCCGATTGCCGGGGATGATGCCGCTGCCAAACAAACCGTGACGAATTTGATTAAAAAAATCGGTTTTGATGTCGTGGATCTTGGTGACTTGGCGGATAGTTATCCGGCACAGGCAGATGGTCCGTTGTTCCTGTTTACGGGCGATGCCGATCAGGTGCGGGCGCAGGCAAACAAATAA
- a CDS encoding type 1 glutamine amidotransferase, whose amino-acid sequence MADIIKIAYLYEDLMNTYGDSGDVKILRYLLNQQGYQVQVDNISLGDDFNADDYDFIFFGGGQDYEQTVVAKDLLRYAQTLGRYIENGKPMLAICGGYQLLGDYYKTSEGTVIKGLGILPLHTVFKPDSRMIGDTKYQTEFGTVKAFENHSGRTYFDDKKKLKPLGKMIEGYGNNPEDGVEGMRYKNTIGSYSHGPILKNQNIAKAIAKMIVQNHKDRIGQPAH is encoded by the coding sequence ATGGCGGATATAATCAAAATCGCGTACTTGTACGAAGATCTCATGAATACCTATGGCGACAGCGGCGATGTTAAAATTTTGCGCTATTTGCTGAATCAACAAGGCTACCAGGTGCAGGTTGATAACATCAGCCTCGGCGACGACTTCAATGCCGACGACTATGACTTCATCTTCTTCGGCGGCGGTCAGGATTATGAACAAACCGTGGTCGCTAAGGATCTGCTTCGGTACGCCCAAACGTTAGGCCGGTATATCGAAAACGGTAAACCCATGCTGGCGATCTGTGGTGGCTACCAATTGCTGGGCGATTACTATAAAACCAGCGAAGGTACCGTCATCAAAGGCCTTGGCATTTTGCCACTGCATACGGTGTTCAAGCCGGACAGTCGCATGATTGGCGACACCAAGTACCAAACCGAATTCGGAACCGTTAAGGCGTTTGAAAATCATAGCGGCCGAACCTATTTTGACGACAAGAAAAAGCTTAAGCCTCTTGGAAAGATGATTGAAGGGTATGGCAACAATCCTGAAGACGGTGTCGAAGGCATGCGCTACAAGAATACCATCGGCAGTTATTCCCATGGTCCCATTCTCAAAAACCAGAACATCGCCAAAGCTATCGCTAAAATGATCGTGCAAAATCACAAAGACCGCATCGGACAGCCTGCGCACTAA
- a CDS encoding glycosyltransferase family 2 protein — protein MFKHFSKLDSWALVLFLLIVIGGPILILFSISHSFLPFIHHFGFVIFLIVISSSTWVLLLTMYYVFMMLFGWGKARRDYPLVAPKSRFLIFIPAHNEAAVITATLKHLQQLNYPKAAYHIVVVSDQSTDQTTTLAAAQGVQVIDTSRQRYQRVGVGKPAGLQYALDELTDSGTLEQYDLVMVLDADNFTDPNLLRELDSQYQAKHFTAIQAYLDSKNDNTLLTLGYAMSYWTMNRFFQLSKYRLGLDNSIGGTGFVVERQWLEANHGFHSHSLTEDLEMEIRIVESGGTVGWNHFARIYDEKPDHLRASMTQRFRWSRGHWYTAFHNLVPLLHHFLKTGDLRDLDQLSYLFSMRQNFQYLLASFFGIAWVISLVMPSLGLHPIWLIDVDRSYFVPITLINWLILLEGFIPMIAGFLYDANWEGSKWLITPKAVLAFFWFSLTYLIVQIGGLLTFPNQKAWAHTQHVLTVTHHL, from the coding sequence ATGTTTAAGCATTTTTCTAAGTTGGATTCGTGGGCCCTCGTTTTGTTCCTATTGATTGTCATTGGTGGCCCTATCCTCATTCTGTTCAGTATCAGTCATTCTTTTTTACCGTTTATTCATCACTTCGGCTTCGTGATTTTCTTGATTGTGATTAGTAGCAGCACCTGGGTTCTTTTGCTGACCATGTATTATGTGTTTATGATGCTGTTTGGCTGGGGCAAGGCACGGCGGGATTATCCATTGGTAGCGCCTAAGAGCCGATTTCTGATTTTCATTCCGGCACACAATGAAGCCGCCGTTATCACGGCCACTTTGAAACACCTTCAGCAACTCAACTATCCGAAAGCGGCCTATCACATTGTGGTTGTCAGCGATCAATCCACTGACCAAACAACGACGCTTGCGGCGGCTCAGGGCGTTCAGGTGATCGACACATCACGCCAACGCTATCAGCGCGTCGGCGTCGGCAAACCGGCCGGCCTCCAATACGCATTGGATGAACTGACCGACTCGGGCACCTTGGAACAATACGACTTGGTAATGGTGCTGGATGCCGACAACTTCACCGACCCTAACCTTTTACGGGAATTGGACAGCCAATATCAGGCAAAGCACTTTACCGCCATTCAGGCCTATCTTGATAGCAAAAATGACAATACGCTGCTGACGTTGGGTTACGCCATGAGTTATTGGACCATGAATCGCTTCTTTCAGCTCAGTAAATATCGGCTGGGTTTGGACAACAGCATCGGCGGAACCGGCTTTGTCGTCGAGCGTCAATGGCTGGAAGCTAACCACGGGTTTCATTCACACAGTTTAACCGAAGATCTTGAAATGGAAATCCGTATTGTGGAAAGCGGCGGCACCGTGGGCTGGAATCATTTTGCCCGCATTTATGATGAAAAGCCGGATCATTTGCGCGCCAGCATGACCCAACGTTTCCGGTGGAGTCGCGGACATTGGTATACTGCCTTTCACAATTTAGTGCCGTTATTGCATCACTTTTTGAAAACCGGCGACTTGCGTGACTTGGATCAACTTAGCTATCTCTTTTCCATGCGCCAAAACTTTCAATATCTGCTCGCGTCTTTCTTTGGCATCGCGTGGGTCATCAGTCTTGTGATGCCAAGTCTTGGTCTGCATCCAATCTGGCTCATCGATGTCGATCGCAGTTATTTCGTACCGATAACATTGATCAACTGGCTGATTTTGCTCGAAGGATTCATCCCCATGATTGCCGGGTTTTTATACGATGCTAATTGGGAAGGTTCCAAGTGGCTGATCACGCCAAAAGCCGTCCTCGCCTTTTTCTGGTTCTCGCTCACTTATTTAATTGTTCAGATCGGCGGCTTGCTCACTTTTCCTAATCAAAAAGCCTGGGCACATACCCAGCATGTCCTGACCGTCACGCATCACCTTTGA
- the rsmG gene encoding 16S rRNA (guanine(527)-N(7))-methyltransferase RsmG produces the protein MDPTAFVHALADHGIVLDDRQQDQFAAYYQYLISENEKMNLTGITAEGDVYLKHFYDSLTLGLVLPELQSQPLSLCDVGAGAGFPSIPLKIAFPQLKITIVDSLQKRIGFLARLTTRLELADVQLFHDRAETFGAKKSAHRGQFDLVTARAVAALNVLAELCLPLVKPQGRFVAMKAAATAEELIAAKPAIGLLGGKLVQDAALTLPETGDTRHLLVIEKVKATPNKYPRKPGVPNKQPLGGA, from the coding sequence ATGGATCCAACAGCTTTTGTCCACGCTCTGGCTGATCACGGCATCGTCTTGGATGACCGCCAGCAGGATCAGTTCGCGGCTTATTACCAATATCTGATCAGCGAGAATGAGAAAATGAATCTGACGGGCATCACAGCTGAAGGGGACGTCTACCTCAAGCACTTCTATGACTCATTGACCTTAGGCTTGGTGCTGCCTGAATTACAGAGCCAGCCGTTATCGCTTTGTGATGTCGGCGCCGGTGCGGGGTTTCCGTCAATTCCACTCAAAATCGCGTTTCCGCAGTTAAAAATCACGATTGTCGACTCCTTGCAAAAACGGATTGGTTTCTTAGCGCGGTTAACGACGCGCCTGGAGCTGGCAGATGTTCAGTTATTCCATGATCGTGCCGAAACTTTTGGCGCAAAAAAATCAGCGCATCGTGGTCAATTTGATCTGGTGACGGCGCGGGCAGTTGCAGCGCTCAACGTTCTAGCTGAACTGTGCCTGCCACTGGTGAAGCCACAAGGGCGATTTGTGGCCATGAAGGCTGCCGCAACCGCAGAGGAACTCATCGCCGCCAAGCCGGCAATCGGTTTGCTGGGCGGCAAGTTAGTCCAGGATGCGGCGCTAACGCTTCCGGAAACCGGGGACACCCGGCATTTGCTGGTGATCGAAAAAGTGAAGGCAACACCAAATAAATACCCTCGTAAGCCGGGAGTGCCAAATAAACAACCATTGGGAGGTGCATAA
- the noc gene encoding nucleoid occlusion protein encodes MALSFFDHKKPNDETVVQQLPLNAITPNQFQPRKVFSADSIQELAATIKEHGLLQPIIVREYAPDQYEIIAGERRYRAMQLLGWVKAPAIVQKMDDDESASMALVENLQREGLSAIEEGQAYVALMKLNQLTQGALAQQLGKSQAFVANKIRLLKLDAPVQEAIMKGLISERHGRELLKLGDDQQAQALHQIVADKLTVKETSALVNEWLRPKKPEKKPKPKVRRSAVSHDTRVAWNTLKRSVKMIRDTGMKVTAKEEDTDDAYRMIIEIPKEKR; translated from the coding sequence GTGGCATTATCATTTTTTGACCATAAAAAGCCAAACGACGAGACCGTTGTGCAACAGTTGCCGCTAAACGCCATTACGCCGAATCAATTTCAGCCGCGGAAGGTCTTTTCAGCTGATTCGATTCAGGAACTGGCGGCCACGATTAAAGAACACGGCTTGTTGCAGCCGATTATCGTGCGTGAATATGCGCCTGACCAATATGAAATCATTGCCGGCGAGCGGCGTTATCGCGCGATGCAGTTGTTGGGATGGGTAAAAGCCCCGGCGATTGTCCAGAAGATGGACGATGATGAAAGTGCGTCCATGGCACTGGTAGAAAACCTGCAGCGTGAAGGCTTGAGTGCGATTGAAGAAGGCCAGGCGTATGTGGCTTTGATGAAGCTCAACCAGTTAACCCAAGGCGCTTTGGCACAGCAGCTGGGAAAGAGTCAGGCGTTTGTCGCCAATAAGATCCGGTTGCTGAAATTGGATGCACCGGTGCAAGAAGCTATTATGAAAGGCCTCATCAGCGAGCGGCATGGGCGGGAATTGCTGAAGCTTGGTGATGATCAACAGGCACAGGCATTGCATCAAATTGTGGCCGACAAATTGACGGTGAAGGAAACATCGGCTTTGGTTAATGAATGGCTAAGACCTAAGAAGCCGGAAAAAAAGCCGAAGCCAAAAGTACGCCGGTCAGCGGTTAGCCACGATACCCGCGTTGCATGGAATACACTGAAACGTTCAGTCAAAATGATTCGCGATACCGGAATGAAGGTCACGGCCAAAGAAGAAGATACCGATGACGCTTACCGCATGATTATCGAGATTCCAAAAGAGAAGAGATAG
- a CDS encoding ParA family protein, with amino-acid sequence MTHIIAVANQKGGVGKTTTTINLGACLANLGKKVLIVDVDAQGNATSGVGVQKAQVEKDIYDVLVNEDPITEAILPTKHKNLAIVPATIQLAGAEIELTSQMAREMRLKLGLHPIEDQYDYILIDCPPSLGQLSINAFTASDSILIPVQSEYYALEGLSQLLNTVRLVQKHFNPNLAIEGVLLTMYDARTNLGAQVIDEVRKYFGDKVYATVIPRITRLAEAPSYGLPIVDFDPKSRGSEVYEALAKEVLAAHGE; translated from the coding sequence ATGACACATATCATCGCTGTCGCCAATCAAAAAGGCGGGGTTGGCAAGACCACAACGACCATTAATTTGGGGGCCTGTCTGGCAAACCTTGGGAAGAAAGTCCTCATTGTCGACGTTGATGCCCAAGGCAATGCTACAAGTGGGGTGGGCGTTCAAAAAGCCCAAGTTGAAAAGGATATTTACGATGTTTTGGTCAACGAAGATCCGATTACCGAAGCCATTTTGCCAACCAAACATAAAAATTTAGCCATTGTTCCTGCGACCATCCAGTTGGCCGGTGCCGAAATCGAGTTAACCAGTCAAATGGCCCGGGAAATGCGCTTGAAACTGGGGCTTCATCCGATCGAGGATCAGTACGACTACATTTTGATTGATTGCCCGCCTTCATTGGGGCAGCTTTCAATTAATGCGTTTACGGCGAGTGATTCGATTCTGATTCCGGTTCAAAGTGAGTATTATGCATTGGAAGGCCTGAGCCAGTTGCTTAACACGGTTCGACTTGTTCAAAAACATTTCAATCCGAATCTGGCGATTGAAGGGGTTCTGCTGACCATGTATGATGCCCGCACGAACCTTGGCGCGCAGGTGATCGATGAAGTGCGCAAGTATTTTGGCGATAAAGTATATGCAACCGTGATTCCGCGGATTACCCGATTGGCTGAGGCGCCGAGTTACGGTTTGCCAATCGTGGATTTTGATCCAAAATCGCGCGGATCCGAAGTTTACGAGGCTTTAGCCAAGGAGGTGCTGGCTGCTCATGGCGAATAA
- a CDS encoding ParB/RepB/Spo0J family partition protein: MANKNSKGLGRGIDAIFKDFESPDLSANNTVEELPLVDIRPNPYQPRKTFDQEGLKELADSIKQTGVFQPIIVRKSVSGYEIITGERRFRASKLAGKETIPAIVRDFNDPEMMEIAVLENLQREDLTPLDEAQAYETLIKRLNLTQAEVSARLGKSRPYIANYLRLLTLPQQVKQMLSANQLSMGQARTLLSLKDKTKMVSVAKKTISENLTVRQLERLINQMNAGTSRSTSKEKPKSPYVRATENQLGERFGTKVNINEGSKGKGKIEIDFTSEQDLNRILAMLDVNID, translated from the coding sequence ATGGCGAATAAGAATAGTAAGGGATTAGGCCGCGGCATTGACGCCATTTTCAAAGATTTTGAAAGTCCTGATCTGAGTGCTAACAATACCGTTGAGGAACTGCCACTGGTCGATATCCGGCCGAACCCGTATCAACCGCGAAAAACCTTTGATCAAGAAGGCTTAAAAGAACTGGCGGATTCCATCAAGCAAACCGGCGTTTTCCAGCCGATTATTGTGCGCAAAAGTGTTTCCGGTTATGAAATCATCACCGGTGAGCGGCGTTTTCGTGCGTCTAAGCTGGCTGGTAAGGAAACCATTCCGGCGATTGTCCGCGATTTCAACGATCCGGAAATGATGGAAATCGCAGTGCTGGAAAACCTGCAGCGCGAGGATTTGACTCCGTTGGACGAAGCGCAGGCTTATGAGACGTTGATCAAACGCTTAAACCTGACGCAAGCGGAAGTTTCCGCACGGCTAGGCAAAAGTCGGCCATATATTGCCAACTATTTGCGCTTGTTAACATTGCCGCAGCAAGTCAAGCAAATGCTCAGTGCCAATCAGCTCTCAATGGGACAGGCGCGAACCTTGTTGAGTCTCAAAGATAAGACCAAGATGGTCAGTGTTGCCAAGAAGACCATTAGTGAGAATTTAACGGTTCGCCAACTTGAACGGCTAATCAATCAGATGAACGCCGGGACAAGTCGCTCGACATCGAAGGAAAAGCCTAAATCACCGTATGTTCGAGCAACCGAAAATCAGTTGGGCGAACGCTTCGGCACGAAAGTCAATATTAATGAAGGCAGTAAAGGCAAAGGCAAGATCGAAATTGATTTTACATCCGAGCAAGATCTCAATCGGATCTTAGCGATGCTTGACGTCAATATCGATTAG
- a CDS encoding DUF951 domain-containing protein has protein sequence MYQLHDLVQMKKPHACGMNKWEVIRLGADIKIRCTGCGHIVMMSRRDFEKRLKKVLGQAEQTD, from the coding sequence ATGTACCAATTACATGATCTGGTTCAAATGAAGAAGCCGCATGCATGTGGAATGAATAAATGGGAAGTCATTCGCCTAGGCGCCGACATTAAAATTCGTTGCACCGGTTGCGGCCATATTGTCATGATGTCGCGCCGTGATTTTGAGAAGCGGCTCAAGAAAGTTTTAGGTCAAGCAGAACAGACAGATTAA
- the ychF gene encoding redox-regulated ATPase YchF, translating to MALTAGIVGLPNVGKSTLFNAITKAGAEMANYPFATIDPNVGMVEVPDKRLARIDELIPAKKIIHTTFEFTDIAGIVKGASKGEGLGNKFLENIRQVDAIVHVVRAFDDDNITSVTGKVDPLEDMATINMELAIADLDSVNKRYAKVEKVARTQTKDKEAQAEFKVLQKIKPVLEDGGMVRSIDFDKDEQKIVKGLFLLTSKPVLYVANIAEEAMADPDSVDYVKQIKAEAAKEGAEVIAISAKTEEEIAELDDDEKADFLAAEGVDESGLDKLIKASYHLLGLATFFTAGGKETRAWTFKRGMKAPQVAGIIHSDFERGFIRAETMSFTDLDKYGSVQAVKEAGRYRSEGKEYQVQDGDIIEFRFNV from the coding sequence ATGGCTTTAACAGCAGGTATTGTCGGACTACCCAATGTCGGTAAGTCCACGCTTTTTAACGCAATCACAAAAGCAGGCGCCGAGATGGCCAATTATCCGTTTGCGACCATTGACCCCAATGTGGGGATGGTCGAGGTGCCGGATAAACGGTTGGCACGGATTGATGAATTAATTCCGGCCAAGAAAATCATTCATACGACTTTTGAGTTCACGGATATTGCCGGAATCGTGAAAGGTGCTTCCAAAGGCGAGGGACTTGGTAACAAGTTTCTGGAAAACATTCGCCAGGTAGATGCGATCGTGCACGTTGTTCGGGCATTCGATGACGATAACATTACCAGTGTGACCGGCAAAGTCGATCCGTTGGAAGACATGGCCACGATTAACATGGAACTGGCGATCGCCGATTTGGATTCGGTCAATAAACGCTATGCCAAAGTTGAAAAGGTTGCCCGGACCCAAACCAAAGATAAGGAAGCCCAGGCGGAGTTTAAAGTGTTGCAAAAGATCAAGCCGGTTCTTGAAGACGGCGGAATGGTGCGCAGCATTGACTTCGATAAAGATGAACAGAAGATCGTCAAGGGCTTGTTCTTATTAACGAGTAAACCGGTGCTTTATGTCGCCAATATTGCTGAAGAAGCCATGGCCGATCCGGATTCCGTTGATTATGTCAAACAAATCAAAGCCGAAGCGGCTAAAGAAGGCGCCGAAGTGATTGCTATTTCGGCCAAGACCGAAGAGGAAATTGCCGAATTGGATGATGACGAGAAAGCCGACTTTCTGGCAGCAGAAGGTGTCGATGAATCCGGTTTGGATAAACTCATCAAGGCTAGCTACCATTTGCTGGGTTTAGCAACCTTCTTTACGGCGGGTGGCAAGGAAACCCGCGCGTGGACGTTTAAACGCGGCATGAAGGCGCCTCAAGTTGCCGGTATCATTCATTCGGATTTTGAGCGCGGCTTTATTCGAGCCGAGACGATGTCCTTTACGGATCTGGATAAGTACGGCTCCGTGCAGGCAGTCAAAGAAGCCGGACGCTATCGCTCTGAAGGTAAGGAATATCAAGTGCAAGATGGGGATATCATTGAATTTCGGTTCAATGTTTAA
- a CDS encoding DUF1129 domain-containing protein, translated as MAKKQETDTNQTADSAAVDQQQTAASSAADTQQSAATVASKNAHVKQERPATTVPEMIARLTNKNNEYVFKLRRELKDGGMSEADEEALLKTMLPEMITAQRQGKPATQLYGPVTVKANEILHTPKPEPKKPLWLLVADQGLFFMAILAAVFAVMTYINPKSQNNASNSFAYLVMLSLMAGLFFVYYADWMERDKKNRRSAWLVLGGGIVLVLAVTFIGGALMMLDTPFTRAMPWYVDVIIAVVAYGSHWLLQRRYHLKSFFRR; from the coding sequence ATGGCAAAGAAGCAAGAAACGGACACGAATCAAACAGCGGACAGCGCTGCAGTTGATCAACAGCAGACTGCGGCATCGTCAGCGGCTGATACGCAGCAATCGGCAGCAACGGTGGCAAGCAAGAATGCCCATGTTAAACAGGAGCGACCAGCCACAACTGTACCGGAAATGATTGCAAGACTGACCAATAAGAACAACGAGTATGTCTTCAAGCTACGGCGTGAATTAAAAGACGGCGGTATGAGTGAGGCAGATGAGGAAGCCCTGCTCAAAACGATGCTGCCGGAAATGATTACCGCCCAACGGCAAGGCAAACCGGCCACGCAACTTTATGGGCCAGTCACAGTGAAGGCCAATGAAATTCTGCATACCCCGAAACCGGAACCTAAAAAGCCGCTGTGGTTATTGGTCGCCGATCAAGGTCTGTTTTTCATGGCCATTCTTGCGGCTGTCTTCGCCGTGATGACCTACATCAATCCGAAATCGCAGAACAACGCCAGCAATAGCTTTGCTTATCTTGTCATGTTAAGCCTCATGGCCGGTCTTTTCTTTGTGTATTACGCCGACTGGATGGAACGGGACAAGAAGAATCGCCGCAGTGCCTGGTTAGTGCTTGGTGGCGGGATTGTGTTGGTTCTTGCGGTTACCTTTATCGGTGGCGCCCTCATGATGCTTGACACACCATTCACCCGGGCAATGCCGTGGTATGTGGACGTAATCATCGCCGTTGTCGCGTATGGTTCCCACTGGCTTTTGCAACGGCGGTATCATCTCAAGAGCTTTTTCCGACGGTAG